In Leguminivora glycinivorella isolate SPB_JAAS2020 chromosome 20, LegGlyc_1.1, whole genome shotgun sequence, the following proteins share a genomic window:
- the LOC125237162 gene encoding zinc finger protein 345-like, with protein MEDSMALENTLQTDSNYQLTDGVTIKEELDNNIVIEEHNVALQLKTEKEDPYQNIQLEVKHEPEVNFRKYIENKILEEFKVQSEVDSILPIIDPEEEEKVKQECLVDDAMISYDFPNFDDGSVGARSMETGSMDSNDVEALGNVEACLQEDGVSVKYENEEYDDPHLTVKEEGDLTVTETHLISNKVINTTSTITNPQDGLTQSQTTKTLVMEIHPMSHSGNVPLSKIGNPEEILPNEIEYDDFLLNSITGNELTLEQEAYGLLKAKKKKVDVIKIHQCPKCVNRYSTKKALTYHLSVHATIEKRAEGVIQGQKTRRLNRLKAEKQYRTQLKKQMKQEQRLKTKIEKIKLKKKPAEPVKKEGYECTCGKVFRRRSRMETCLRSHNLFAEEKTYPCNTCAKNFKDKEELTIHRKRFHTKKKFPCKFCPTDYNTPKELFKHLQIHQKVQLMEYKVISEIVKGKKKMRCFMCSKTCADLSELKSHVMDDHKEPYICPHCQQTFPKIIDFANHTKTSHPEVEGQSVLDVLEAFSKLVQAWKCEECELQFHEADKLARHQIEKHSREIKSELQFQCTDCQRVFITQKGLTSHRRVHHNTETPEISDIIEKGIMCLECRKICKDMNALTSHMRLHSPDRRYPCKFCDFRFATPEKRKTHAEVHTGDMKYVCFICEYQCTSENRLKQHKLSAKHSNMKEYLLTGKINNESTSKQDEIKASQSKSVKKKKTEELRGRSYL; from the exons ATGGAAG ATTCAATGGCCTTAGAAAATACCCTCCAAACCGACTCAAACTACCAACTAACCGATGGTGTAACAATAAAGGAGGAGTTAGACAATAACATAGTCATAGAAGAACACAATGTAGCTCTACAACTAAAAACAGAAAAAGAAGACCCCTATCAGAACATCCAACTAGAAGTTAAACATGAACCGGAAGTCAATTTCCGGAAATACATAGAGAATAAGATATTAGAAGAGTTTAAAGTACAAAGTGAAGTAGATTCAATATTGCCTATAATAGATCCGGAAGAGgaagaaaaagtaaaacagGAATGTTTGGTGGATGATGCGATGATATCATATGATTTTCCGAACTTTGATGACGGGAGTGTCGGGGCTAGGAGTATGGAGACTGGGAGTATGGACAGCAATGATGTGGAGGCGCTGGGGAATGTGGAGGCGTGTCTGCAGGAAGATGGGGTCAGCGTTAAATATGAGAATGAAGAGTATGAT gatCCACACTTAACCGTGAAAGAAGAAGGAGATTTAACAGTAACAGAAACTCATCTAATCTCAAATAAAGTGATCAACACAACATCCACCATCACCAACCCGCAGGACGGGCTCACACAGTCGCAGACCACAAAGACACTAGTCATGGAAATACACCCCATGTCACATAGCGGCAATGTCCCTCTCTCAAAAATCGGAAATCCAGAAGAGATCCTACCCAATGAGATCGAATATGATGATTTCCTACTAAATTCTATCACAGGAAATGAATTGACACTAGAGCAAGAGGCGTACGGACTTTTAAAGGCTAAAAAGAAAAAGGTAGACGTAATAAAGATACATCAATGTCCCAAATGCGTGAACAGATACAGTACTAAAAAGGCCCTTACTTATCATCTCTCCGTCCATGCTACTATAGAGAAACGAGCCGAAGGCGTCATTCAAGGGCAGAAAACTAGACGTCTAAACAGATTAAAAGCTGAAAAACAATACAGAACACAActtaaaaaacaaatgaaacagGAGCAACGTCTCAAAACTAAAATTGAAAAGATAAAGCTTAAAAAGAAACCTGCAGAACCAGTTAAGAAAGAAGGTTATGAATGCACCTGTGGAAAGGTTTTCAGAAGAAGAAGTCGTATGGAAACTTGTCTAAGATCCCATAACCTGTTTGCCGAAGAAAAAACTTACCCCTGCAATACATGCGCGAAGAATTTTAAAGATAAAGAAGAATTaacaatacatagaaaacgaTTTCACACTAAAAAGAAGTTCCCATGCAAATTTTGCCCCACAGACTATAACACGCCTAAAGAGCTCTTCAAGCATTTACAAATACATCAGAAAGTACAGTTGATGGAGTACAAAGTTATTTCAGAAATTGTTAAAGGCAAAAAGAAGATGCGATGTTTCATGTGTTCTAAAACGTGTGCTGATCTATCAGAATTGAAGTCACATGTTATGGATGATCATAAAGAGCCTTATATTTGTCCGCATTGCCAGCAAACATTCCCTAAAATAATAGATTTTGCTAATCACACCAAGACATCACATCCTGAAGTTGAAGGCCAATCAGTCTTAGATGTCCTAGAAGCGTTTTCTAAACTAGTACAAGCATGGAAGTGTGAGGAATGTGAACTACAGTTCCATGAGGCAGACAAACTGGCGAGGCATCAGATTGAAAAGCATAGTAGAGAAATCAAATCAGAGCTACAATTCCAATGTACAGATTGTCAAAGAGTTTTCATAACACAGAAAGGTCTCACATCACATAGACGAGTTCATCACAATACAGAAACGCCCGAAATCAGTGACATTATAGAAAAGGGTATAATGTGTTTAGAATGTAGGAAAATATGCAAAGACATGAACGCTTTAACTTCACACATGAGGCTACATTCTCCGGATAGAAGATATCCGTGCAAATTTTGTGATTTTCGTTTCGCTACTCCTGAAAAAAGAAAGACACACGCTGAAGTTCATACGGGTGATATGAAATATGTATGTTTCATTTGTGAGTATCAGTGTACGTCGGAGAACAGACTAAAACAGCATAAATTATCAGCGAAGCATTCAAATATGAAGGAATACTTGTTGAccggtaaaataaataatgaatcgACTTCTAAGCAGGATGAAATTAAAGCGTCTCAAAGTAAAAGTGTTAAGAAAAAGAAGACTGAAGAACTCCGGGGTCGAAGTTACTTGTGA
- the LOC125237163 gene encoding myoneurin-like isoform X2, with translation MASSVDLKVVIQHIVNGTLADNLCLVCLKPLDQLNEHILTTICKEGKEYCIADVLEQVCDVKFSDIIQYRVCSDCFVTASAAYKFFLSTKRSQEILNFYTEELQQNMDFINTDLQNSEDSICISLPLFAPSVDAYDYDLEGLALQNSRENADDQSDSEKHISVTKKECEVVVKKEVMDDEEENVIVVMNDNNKPSFLKSRDGSYVLVDKVEEKKYMKIFGYTDKVKVEVEVEKCKQRRKRRPMTYMFCSQCPVKYRFGAKLKEHMKTEHNIDLFVCQVCKATMEDEQEFNNHLKTHTNTHICAICNMVFKKRDTIISHLKRHEATQSSVTGSHICELCGQVLADEEHLRQHYEKKHDKKYTCYYCGKMYKGELSFDSHIKKHEDHLNGKNANVTPAPKPQEKPTKKKEKRFHCDLCGGNFVDERALMWHTRLHTNERPHICDICGRGFVSVNRRNQHAKCAHSAPSRRCPLCPSLFHLRSMVNTHIKKVHLKAHKRRNRTSKYQEVYWRTEPVPIQELSVSIQNEILELKAAQENEVKGLPNPDWVL, from the exons ATGGCGAGTTCCGTGGACCTCAAAGTTGTTATCCAACACATCGTAAACGGTACATTGGCAGATAATTTGTGTTTAGTTTGCTTGAAGCCGCTGGACCAGCTAAATGAACATATTTTGACTACAATATGCAAGGAAGGCAAGGAATATTGCATAGCAGACGTCTTAGAGCAGGTTTGCGACGTGAAG TTTTCAGATATAATTCAATACAGAGTATGTTCAGATTGCTTTGTAACAGCATCAGCCGCCTACAAGTTCTTTCTATCAACCAAGCGGAGTCAAGAGATCCTAAATTTCTACACAGAAGAACTGCAACAGAACATGGATTTTATCAATACAGATTTGCAAAACTCTGAAGATTCAATCTGTATCTCATTGCCATTATTTGCTCCAAGTGTTGATGCATATGACTATGATTTAGAAGGCCTAGCGCTCCAGAATAGTCGTGAAAATGCTGATGATCAGTCAGATAGTGAAAAACATATTTCTGTTACCAAAAAGGAATGTGAAGTAGTGGTAAAAAAGGAGGTTATGGATGATGAGGAAGAGAATGTCATTGTAGTCATGAATGATAACAATAAGCCATCCTTTTTAAAATCTCGAGATGGAAGTTACGTATTAGTTGATAAAGTTGAGGAGAAGAAGTATATGAAAATTTTTGGTTATACGGATAAAGTTAAAGTGGAAGTGGAGGTGGAGAAATGTAAGCAGCGGAGGAAGAGAAGGCCAATGACATACATGTTCTGCAGCCAGTGCCCGGTCAAGTATCGATTTGGAGCTAAATTAAAGGAGCACATGAAAACTGAACATAACAttgatttgtttgtttgtcag GTATGCAAAGCCACAATGGAAGACGAGCAAGAGTTTAACAACCACCTTAAAACGCACACCAACACACACATCTGTGCGATCTGCAACATGGTCTTCAAGAAGCGGGACACCATCATCTCGCACCTCAAGCGGCACGAAGCTACACAGAGCTCTGTGACTGGCTCCCATATCTGTGAACTCTGTGGACAGGTTTTAGCAGATGAGGAGCATCTGAGACAGCATTATGAGAAGAAACATGATAAGAAGTATACGTGTTATTATTGCGGGAAGATGTATAAGGGAGAACTTAGTTTTGATAGTCATATTAAGAAGCATGAGGATCATTTGAATGGGAAAAATGC GAACGTAACCCCAGCCCCAAAGCCTCAAGAAAAACCCACGAAGAAGAAGGAGAAGAGATTCCACTGTGACCTGTGCGGCGGCAACTTTGTAGATGAGCGGGCCCTCATGTGGCACACAAGACTGCATACTAATGAGCGGCCGCATATATGTGAC ATCTGTGGTCGCGGCTTCGTCTCAGTGAACCGCCGCAATCAACACGCTAAATGTGCCCATTCTGCACCATCGCGCCGCTGTCCGCTGTGCCCATCGCTATTCCACCTGCGGTCCATGGTCAACACGCATATCAAGAAG GTACATCTAAAAGCCCACAAGCGTCGCAACCGCACGTCTAAATATCAAGAAGTGTACTGGCGCACCGAGCCTGTGCCCATACAGGAGCTCAGCGTCTCCATACAAAACGAGATTTTGGAGCTTAAGGCTGCTCAAGAGAACGAGGTCAAAGGGTTGCCCAACCCTGACTGGGTGCTT TAA
- the LOC125237163 gene encoding myoneurin-like isoform X1 — protein MASSVDLKVVIQHIVNGTLADNLCLVCLKPLDQLNEHILTTICKEGKEYCIADVLEQVCDVKFSDIIQYRVCSDCFVTASAAYKFFLSTKRSQEILNFYTEELQQNMDFINTDLQNSEDSICISLPLFAPSVDAYDYDLEGLALQNSRENADDQSDSEKHISVTKKECEVVVKKEVMDDEEENVIVVMNDNNKPSFLKSRDGSYVLVDKVEEKKYMKIFGYTDKVKVEVEVEKCKQRRKRRPMTYMFCSQCPVKYRFGAKLKEHMKTEHNIDLFVCQVCKATMEDEQEFNNHLKTHTNTHICAICNMVFKKRDTIISHLKRHEATQSSVTGSHICELCGQVLADEEHLRQHYEKKHDKKYTCYYCGKMYKGELSFDSHIKKHEDHLNGKNANVTPAPKPQEKPTKKKEKRFHCDLCGGNFVDERALMWHTRLHTNERPHICDICGRGFVSVNRRNQHAKCAHSAPSRRCPLCPSLFHLRSMVNTHIKKVHLKAHKRRNRTSKYQEVYWRTEPVPIQELSVSIQNEILELKAAQENEVKGLPNPDWVL, from the exons ATGGCGAGTTCCGTGGACCTCAAAGTTGTTATCCAACACATCGTAAACGGTACATTGGCAGATAATTTGTGTTTAGTTTGCTTGAAGCCGCTGGACCAGCTAAATGAACATATTTTGACTACAATATGCAAGGAAGGCAAGGAATATTGCATAGCAGACGTCTTAGAGCAGGTTTGCGACGTGAAG TTTTCAGATATAATTCAATACAGAGTATGTTCAGATTGCTTTGTAACAGCATCAGCCGCCTACAAGTTCTTTCTATCAACCAAGCGGAGTCAAGAGATCCTAAATTTCTACACAGAAGAACTGCAACAGAACATGGATTTTATCAATACAGATTTGCAAAACTCTGAAGATTCAATCTGTATCTCATTGCCATTATTTGCTCCAAGTGTTGATGCATATGACTATGATTTAGAAGGCCTAGCGCTCCAGAATAGTCGTGAAAATGCTGATGATCAGTCAGATAGTGAAAAACATATTTCTGTTACCAAAAAGGAATGTGAAGTAGTGGTAAAAAAGGAGGTTATGGATGATGAGGAAGAGAATGTCATTGTAGTCATGAATGATAACAATAAGCCATCCTTTTTAAAATCTCGAGATGGAAGTTACGTATTAGTTGATAAAGTTGAGGAGAAGAAGTATATGAAAATTTTTGGTTATACGGATAAAGTTAAAGTGGAAGTGGAGGTGGAGAAATGTAAGCAGCGGAGGAAGAGAAGGCCAATGACATACATGTTCTGCAGCCAGTGCCCGGTCAAGTATCGATTTGGAGCTAAATTAAAGGAGCACATGAAAACTGAACATAACAttgatttgtttgtttgtcag GTATGCAAAGCCACAATGGAAGACGAGCAAGAGTTTAACAACCACCTTAAAACGCACACCAACACACACATCTGTGCGATCTGCAACATGGTCTTCAAGAAGCGGGACACCATCATCTCGCACCTCAAGCGGCACGAAGCTACACAGAGCTCTGTGACTGGCTCCCATATCTGTGAACTCTGTGGACAGGTTTTAGCAGATGAGGAGCATCTGAGACAGCATTATGAGAAGAAACATGATAAGAAGTATACGTGTTATTATTGCGGGAAGATGTATAAGGGAGAACTTAGTTTTGATAGTCATATTAAGAAGCATGAGGATCATTTGAATGGGAAAAATGC GAACGTAACCCCAGCCCCAAAGCCTCAAGAAAAACCCACGAAGAAGAAGGAGAAGAGATTCCACTGTGACCTGTGCGGCGGCAACTTTGTAGATGAGCGGGCCCTCATGTGGCACACAAGACTGCATACTAATGAGCGGCCGCATATATGTGAC ATCTGTGGTCGCGGCTTCGTCTCAGTGAACCGCCGCAATCAACACGCTAAATGTGCCCATTCTGCACCATCGCGCCGCTGTCCGCTGTGCCCATCGCTATTCCACCTGCGGTCCATGGTCAACACGCATATCAAGAAG GTACATCTAAAAGCCCACAAGCGTCGCAACCGCACGTCTAAATATCAAGAAGTGTACTGGCGCACCGAGCCTGTGCCCATACAGGAGCTCAGCGTCTCCATACAAAACGAGATTTTGGAGCTTAAGGCTGCTCAAGAGAACGAGGTCAAAGGGTTGCCCAACCCTGACTGGGTGCTTTAA